The Octadecabacter arcticus 238 genome contains a region encoding:
- a CDS encoding pyruvate dehydrogenase complex E1 component subunit beta — protein MAIELLMPALSPTMEEGSLAKWLVKEGDTVKSGDILAEIETDKATMEFEATDEGIVGKILIAEGTEGVKVNTPIALIGEEGEDMSAPEPAAAAEKPDDTPAVAAPASPAVVSEIAIAFAPSDTSPDWPAGTEVKSMTVREALNEAMCEEMERDENVFLIGEEVAEYEGAYKITQGMLDKFGERRIIDTPITEHGFAGIAVGAAFGGLRPIVEFMTWNFAMQAIDQIINSAAKTLYMSGGQMGAPMVFRGPNGAAARVGAQHSQDYSAWYAMVPGLKVVTPYSASDAKGLMKTAIRDNNPIIFLENEILYGRSFEVPVMDDFTIPFGKANIEVPGTDVTIVSFGIGMTYAMEAAEKLAADGISAEVINLRTLRPIDYATILESVKKTNRCVTVEEGWPVGSIGNHLGATIMQEAFDYLDAPVINCTGKDVPMPYAANLEKHALLTTDDVIAAVKKVTYR, from the coding sequence ATGGCTATCGAACTTCTCATGCCCGCGCTTTCCCCGACGATGGAAGAAGGTTCACTGGCAAAATGGCTCGTCAAAGAAGGCGACACCGTTAAGTCCGGCGACATCTTAGCCGAAATTGAAACCGACAAGGCGACGATGGAATTTGAGGCGACGGACGAAGGTATCGTCGGAAAAATCCTGATTGCTGAGGGCACCGAGGGCGTCAAGGTCAACACCCCAATCGCCCTCATCGGTGAGGAAGGCGAAGACATGTCAGCGCCCGAACCTGCAGCCGCAGCCGAAAAACCAGACGACACGCCAGCAGTCGCGGCACCTGCCTCCCCCGCTGTTGTGTCCGAAATCGCCATCGCATTTGCGCCCTCAGACACGTCACCCGACTGGCCAGCTGGTACCGAAGTGAAATCGATGACAGTGCGCGAAGCTCTCAACGAGGCCATGTGCGAAGAGATGGAGCGCGACGAAAACGTGTTCCTGATCGGTGAAGAAGTCGCCGAGTACGAAGGTGCTTATAAGATAACGCAAGGCATGCTTGACAAGTTCGGCGAAAGACGGATTATCGATACCCCTATCACTGAACACGGCTTTGCCGGCATCGCCGTTGGTGCGGCGTTTGGTGGTTTGCGCCCAATCGTTGAATTCATGACATGGAACTTCGCGATGCAAGCGATTGACCAGATTATTAACTCTGCCGCCAAGACATTGTATATGTCCGGTGGTCAGATGGGTGCGCCTATGGTGTTTCGCGGGCCAAACGGGGCTGCGGCCCGTGTTGGTGCACAACATTCTCAAGACTATTCAGCGTGGTATGCGATGGTTCCCGGCCTGAAGGTCGTGACACCTTATTCTGCTTCCGACGCCAAAGGTCTTATGAAAACCGCAATCCGCGACAATAATCCTATCATCTTCCTTGAGAATGAAATCCTATATGGGCGTTCGTTTGAAGTGCCTGTGATGGATGATTTCACCATTCCATTCGGCAAAGCCAATATCGAAGTTCCGGGCACCGATGTCACCATCGTATCATTTGGTATCGGCATGACCTACGCGATGGAGGCTGCTGAAAAACTGGCTGCTGATGGTATTTCAGCCGAGGTGATCAACCTGCGCACCCTACGCCCGATTGATTATGCCACGATCCTCGAATCTGTAAAGAAAACAAACCGTTGCGTCACTGTCGAAGAAGGCTGGCCTGTTGGGTCCATCGGCAACCACCTTGGTGCGACGATCATGCAGGAAGCGTTTGATTACCTTGACGCACCGGTGATCAACTGCACCGGCAAAGACGTGCCGATGCCTTATGCCGCCAACCTTGAAAAACACGCGCTTTTGACGACAGACGACGTCATCGCAGCCGTGAAAAAAGTCACCTACCGTTAA
- the pdhA gene encoding pyruvate dehydrogenase (acetyl-transferring) E1 component subunit alpha: MAVKKTSKKPNVSADELLGYYREMLLIRRFEEKAGQLYGMGLIGGFCHLYIGQEAVVVGLEAATKKGDKRITTYRDHGHMLACGMDPKGVMAELTGRQDGYSKGKGGSMHMFSKEKDFYGGHGIVGANVPLGAGLAFSDKYRGNDNVTFTYFGDGAANQGQVYETFNMAALWDLPVIFVIENNQYAMGTSQKRSTSTPDLYTRGEAFGIPGEIVDGMNVLAVKEASEKAVAHCRSGAGPYVLEVKTYRYRGHSMSDPAKYRTRDEVQKMREERDPIEQVRSLLLTGKHATEDDLKAIDKEIKATVNEAAEFAKESPIPHLDELWTDIYAENLPQETA; this comes from the coding sequence ATGGCCGTTAAGAAAACATCAAAGAAACCAAACGTTTCAGCTGACGAATTGCTTGGTTATTATCGTGAAATGCTTCTTATCCGACGATTCGAAGAAAAGGCCGGCCAGCTCTATGGCATGGGTCTGATCGGCGGGTTCTGCCACCTTTATATCGGCCAAGAAGCCGTTGTTGTCGGTCTAGAGGCCGCAACAAAAAAAGGCGACAAACGCATCACAACCTACCGCGACCACGGACATATGTTGGCCTGCGGAATGGATCCAAAGGGAGTGATGGCTGAGCTGACAGGGCGTCAAGATGGCTACTCAAAAGGCAAGGGCGGCTCGATGCATATGTTTTCAAAAGAAAAAGACTTCTACGGCGGTCATGGGATCGTCGGAGCGAACGTACCACTTGGCGCGGGACTCGCATTTTCCGACAAATATCGCGGAAACGACAACGTGACCTTCACGTATTTTGGAGATGGCGCAGCCAACCAAGGTCAAGTCTACGAAACATTCAACATGGCCGCCCTTTGGGACCTGCCAGTGATTTTCGTAATTGAAAACAACCAATACGCCATGGGCACATCGCAAAAACGCTCAACCTCCACCCCCGATCTTTACACCCGCGGTGAGGCCTTCGGCATTCCCGGTGAAATCGTCGACGGGATGAACGTTCTGGCGGTCAAAGAAGCGTCCGAAAAAGCGGTGGCACACTGCCGCTCTGGCGCCGGACCCTATGTTCTCGAAGTAAAAACATACCGGTACCGTGGTCACTCTATGTCGGACCCTGCAAAGTATCGCACCCGCGACGAAGTTCAGAAAATGCGCGAAGAACGCGACCCGATCGAACAGGTGCGCAGCCTACTTCTGACTGGCAAACACGCCACCGAAGACGACCTCAAGGCAATCGACAAAGAGATCAAGGCCACCGTAAATGAGGCAGCAGAGTTCGCCAAAGAAAGCCCCATACCACATCTGGACGAACTTTGGACGGACATCTACGCAGAGAACCTGCCGCAGGAGACAGCATAA
- a CDS encoding GNAT family N-acetyltransferase has product MKWKIRQETEGDEVAITQVVARAFEGKSYGDENDAKLVDALRDAGALVLSLVAAHKGQIIGQVALSPAKIGEGRYLCVGPLAVLPEHQRKGVGTGLMGHALGVAQVYGRDGVVLQGDLNYYARFGFETFPSVSYAGEGAQFIQVLPFKGTPSGEVKFHPVFSG; this is encoded by the coding sequence ATGAAATGGAAGATCAGACAAGAAACCGAAGGCGATGAAGTCGCAATCACGCAAGTTGTGGCGCGTGCGTTTGAGGGGAAATCCTACGGCGATGAGAACGATGCAAAGCTTGTAGACGCATTGCGCGATGCGGGTGCGCTGGTACTGTCACTCGTGGCGGCACACAAAGGGCAGATTATCGGGCAGGTGGCGCTGTCGCCTGCAAAGATCGGTGAGGGGCGCTATTTGTGTGTCGGGCCACTGGCCGTCTTGCCGGAGCATCAGCGCAAGGGAGTAGGCACGGGTTTGATGGGGCACGCCTTAGGCGTCGCACAGGTTTACGGTCGCGACGGCGTCGTGTTGCAGGGTGACCTCAATTACTATGCTCGTTTCGGGTTTGAGACATTCCCGTCGGTGAGCTACGCTGGCGAGGGGGCGCAGTTTATCCAAGTGCTGCCGTTCAAAGGCACCCCATCGGGCGAGGTGAAATTCCACCCAGTCTTTAGCGGATAA
- a CDS encoding FtsB family cell division protein — protein sequence MNRRRAPMGVLLYFAGALMLGLYFTFAAVQGDFGVFKRAEIDAEGRALTQELAILQMQVDQLENLTRRLSDTYLDLDLLDEQARDMLGMVRADEIVIR from the coding sequence ATGAACCGCAGACGCGCGCCAATGGGTGTTCTCCTTTATTTCGCGGGTGCCCTGATGCTGGGGCTCTATTTCACCTTTGCCGCTGTGCAGGGTGATTTCGGCGTATTCAAACGGGCCGAGATTGATGCCGAAGGCCGCGCGTTGACACAAGAACTCGCCATTTTGCAGATGCAGGTCGACCAGTTGGAAAACCTGACCCGCCGCCTGTCCGACACCTACCTTGATCTTGATCTGCTGGACGAACAGGCCCGCGACATGCTGGGCATGGTGCGCGCGGATGAAATCGTTATCCGCTAA
- a CDS encoding fructose bisphosphate aldolase, with translation MTQLTAQSPNEFSTDAMTNLIRNGQGFIAALDQSGGSTPKALKAYGVSEDAYSNDDQMYDLIHAMRARIVNAPSFSGDKVIGAILFEMTMDREIGGKPSAAALWEDNGVVPFLKIDKGLEDEADGVQLLKPIPNLDHLLQRAVAHGVFGTKERSVIHAASQTGIEAIVAQQFELGAQVASHGLMPILEPEINITIIDKAQAEDMLRDTLLRHLDTLADGQQVMLKLSLPKIAGQYKSLVDHPACLKVVALSGGYSRDEANERLAKNPSVVASFSRALTEGLSAHQSDTEFNALLGRTIDNIFAASIA, from the coding sequence ATGACCCAATTGACGGCCCAATCCCCGAACGAATTCTCCACCGACGCAATGACCAACCTCATCCGCAACGGCCAAGGCTTCATCGCCGCATTGGATCAATCGGGCGGGTCCACGCCCAAGGCGCTGAAAGCCTACGGCGTGTCCGAGGATGCCTACAGCAACGACGATCAAATGTATGATCTGATCCACGCCATGCGCGCGCGAATCGTCAATGCGCCCAGCTTTAGCGGTGACAAAGTCATCGGCGCGATCCTGTTTGAAATGACGATGGATCGCGAGATTGGCGGCAAACCTTCCGCCGCAGCCCTTTGGGAAGACAACGGCGTCGTGCCTTTTTTGAAGATCGACAAGGGACTTGAGGATGAAGCGGACGGCGTGCAACTGCTCAAACCGATCCCCAATTTGGACCACCTTTTACAACGCGCTGTGGCGCACGGCGTCTTTGGCACCAAAGAACGCTCTGTTATTCACGCGGCATCACAAACTGGCATCGAAGCCATTGTAGCGCAGCAATTTGAACTTGGCGCACAGGTCGCCAGCCACGGGCTGATGCCGATCCTCGAGCCGGAGATTAACATCACCATCATCGACAAGGCACAGGCCGAAGACATGCTGCGCGACACGCTGCTGCGCCACCTCGACACCTTGGCGGACGGCCAACAGGTGATGTTGAAACTGTCCCTGCCCAAGATTGCGGGCCAGTACAAATCGCTCGTTGACCACCCCGCGTGCCTCAAGGTCGTCGCGCTATCCGGTGGCTATTCACGGGATGAAGCCAACGAACGCCTCGCCAAGAACCCGTCGGTCGTCGCCAGTTTCAGCCGTGCCTTGACCGAAGGCCTGTCCGCGCACCAATCGGACACTGAATTCAACGCGTTACTTGGGCGGACCATCGACAACATCTTTGCGGCTTCTATCGCTTAG
- a CDS encoding phosphoglycerate kinase, with product MGWNTLDDMDLAGKVVLTRVDINVPVENGVVTDATRIERIKPTIMDTLAAGGKPVLLAHFGRPKGEYVPEMSLRVTVPTLEKVLGRPVTFIERPDRATLDAAPAGAVILIENTRFSAMEEANDPKMASFLASLGDVFCNDAFSAAHRAHASTTGVAELLPNCAGRLMAEELSALEKALGNPQRPVVAVVGGAKVSTKLDLLGNLISRVDSIVIGGGMANTFLAAQGHDVGKSLCEHDLAGTAQDIMAKAKAANCSLLLPSDVVVAAEFKAGAAHETVAADACPPDMMILDAGPNSVAQIAALFSTAKTVIWNGPLGAFEIDPFQTATFAAAKAAADLTKSGDLITVAGGGDTVAALNLAGVADNFTYISSAGGAFLEWMEGKTLPGVAALGG from the coding sequence ATGGGCTGGAACACACTCGACGACATGGATTTGGCGGGCAAAGTGGTGCTGACACGGGTTGATATCAATGTCCCCGTTGAGAATGGCGTCGTCACGGACGCAACACGGATCGAACGGATCAAGCCGACGATCATGGATACCCTCGCCGCTGGCGGCAAGCCCGTGTTGTTGGCGCATTTTGGCAGACCAAAGGGCGAATATGTGCCTGAGATGTCGTTGCGCGTGACCGTCCCAACCTTGGAAAAGGTTCTTGGCCGCCCCGTGACATTCATTGAACGCCCCGACCGCGCGACACTTGACGCAGCCCCGGCGGGTGCCGTCATCCTGATTGAAAACACCCGCTTTTCCGCGATGGAAGAAGCCAATGATCCCAAAATGGCCAGTTTTTTAGCAAGTTTGGGCGATGTCTTTTGCAACGATGCTTTTTCAGCCGCCCACCGCGCCCATGCATCGACCACAGGCGTGGCCGAATTGCTGCCCAATTGCGCGGGCCGTCTGATGGCCGAAGAACTCTCCGCGCTGGAAAAGGCGCTTGGCAACCCGCAGCGCCCTGTTGTTGCGGTGGTTGGCGGTGCGAAAGTGTCCACCAAACTCGACCTGCTGGGCAATCTGATCTCACGCGTCGATTCAATTGTCATCGGTGGCGGCATGGCCAACACATTCCTTGCAGCCCAAGGACACGATGTCGGCAAATCCCTGTGCGAGCATGATCTGGCAGGCACCGCGCAGGACATCATGGCCAAGGCAAAAGCAGCTAATTGCAGCCTACTGTTGCCCAGTGACGTGGTAGTGGCGGCTGAATTCAAAGCGGGTGCAGCGCATGAAACTGTCGCCGCCGACGCCTGCCCGCCCGATATGATGATTCTTGATGCGGGGCCAAATTCTGTCGCCCAAATCGCGGCGCTGTTTAGCACGGCAAAGACCGTGATCTGGAATGGGCCCCTTGGTGCGTTCGAAATCGACCCGTTTCAGACGGCGACATTTGCGGCTGCAAAGGCTGCGGCGGACCTGACCAAATCCGGCGACCTGATTACCGTCGCAGGTGGCGGCGACACTGTGGCCGCGCTCAACCTTGCGGGCGTGGCGGATAATTTCACCTATATTTCATCCGCAGGCGGTGCGTTTCTGGAATGGATGGAGGGCAAGACCCTTCCCGGTGTCGCGGCTCTTGGCGGTTAA
- a CDS encoding peptidylprolyl isomerase, producing the protein MAEIKDPENTILMELTNGTVTIELLPDVAPKHVARMKELVRLGSYNNVVFHRVIDGFMAQTGDVANGNMENDFNISRAGTGGSDMPDLPAEFSKIPHARGSIGAARSASPNSANSQFFINFGDNDFLNGQYTVYGMVSSGMEHVDKLTRGEPPTSPDRMISMKVAADDA; encoded by the coding sequence ATGGCCGAGATCAAAGACCCAGAAAACACGATCCTGATGGAACTGACCAACGGGACGGTTACGATTGAACTGCTGCCAGACGTCGCACCAAAGCACGTCGCGCGGATGAAAGAGCTCGTGCGTTTGGGATCGTATAACAACGTGGTGTTCCACCGCGTCATCGACGGGTTCATGGCGCAGACGGGCGATGTGGCCAACGGCAACATGGAAAACGATTTCAACATCAGCCGCGCTGGCACAGGCGGGTCCGACATGCCCGATTTGCCTGCTGAATTTTCCAAGATTCCCCATGCACGTGGTTCGATTGGTGCAGCACGTTCGGCCAGCCCAAATTCCGCCAACAGCCAGTTTTTCATCAACTTTGGCGACAACGATTTCCTGAACGGTCAGTACACTGTGTACGGCATGGTGTCTTCGGGCATGGAACATGTGGACAAGCTTACCCGTGGTGAACCGCCAACGTCCCCTGACCGGATGATTTCGATGAAGGTCGCTGCAGATGATGCTTAA
- a CDS encoding peptidylprolyl isomerase has protein sequence MLKGAVFATLLAGAAAADGIAIDVTGDASGTVYIDLFEDIAPLHAAQITALAADGSYDGVVFHRVINGFMAQTGDVEFGDASDAQFDMRRAGTGGSQLDDIALEASTERSFTRGMVGMARSQNPDSANSQFFIMFDDGAFLDGQYTIVGEVVVGMDVVDAIKLGTGANGAVIGEADAMDVVRVINADELSDIVDAATL, from the coding sequence ATGCTTAAAGGCGCAGTTTTCGCGACACTTCTGGCAGGAGCTGCGGCGGCTGACGGAATAGCGATTGATGTGACCGGCGACGCAAGTGGCACGGTCTACATTGACCTGTTTGAAGACATTGCACCGCTTCACGCGGCGCAAATCACCGCTTTGGCGGCTGATGGGTCTTATGATGGCGTGGTGTTTCACCGTGTGATTAATGGCTTTATGGCCCAGACAGGCGATGTTGAGTTTGGCGATGCATCCGACGCGCAGTTCGATATGCGTCGCGCTGGCACAGGCGGTTCGCAGCTTGACGACATCGCGCTTGAGGCGAGCACAGAGCGGTCGTTCACCCGTGGTATGGTCGGCATGGCGCGCTCGCAGAACCCTGATTCAGCAAACAGCCAGTTCTTCATCATGTTTGATGATGGCGCGTTCCTGGACGGTCAGTACACCATCGTTGGCGAAGTGGTCGTTGGCATGGACGTGGTTGACGCCATCAAGCTTGGCACGGGGGCAAATGGCGCGGTAATCGGTGAAGCAGACGCGATGGACGTTGTCCGGGTGATCAACGCTGATGAGCTGAGCGACATCGTGGACGCCGCGACGCTGTAG
- a CDS encoding DUF3179 domain-containing protein, with translation MRVLALVFSLMATGVWASPEFWRNEWPNTDFDNTSIERWVEIMSGGPPKDGIPALNDPSFIAVAVETDLSAREPVITLEIQGETPRAYPIRFLIWHEIVNDEVGGIPVAVTFCPLCNSGITFDRRTDAGVLTFGVSGKLRNSDMIMFDRETESWWQQAIGEAVVGDLTGTELQTLPSWMESWSEFEARNPDGLVMAEPDFPRNYGANPYVQYDSSNRPFLYSGEMPPHDIPALARVVRVGDAAWPMTRIAEAGEIMENGVVLSWSAGQASALDSRDIGSGRDVGTVRVRDAAGNDLAHDVMFAFAYDAFWPDGAWMLGQ, from the coding sequence ATGCGCGTTCTAGCACTGGTATTTTCACTGATGGCGACAGGCGTGTGGGCGAGCCCAGAATTTTGGCGCAATGAATGGCCGAACACGGATTTTGACAACACCAGTATCGAAAGATGGGTGGAAATCATGTCAGGCGGGCCGCCGAAAGACGGTATTCCCGCGCTGAATGATCCGTCGTTTATTGCAGTGGCGGTTGAGACAGACCTCAGTGCGCGTGAACCTGTTATTACCTTGGAGATACAGGGGGAAACCCCACGTGCCTACCCGATCCGGTTCCTAATTTGGCACGAGATTGTGAATGACGAGGTTGGCGGCATTCCCGTCGCGGTGACGTTCTGCCCGCTGTGCAATTCCGGCATTACTTTCGATCGCCGTACTGACGCGGGTGTGTTGACGTTTGGTGTGTCCGGCAAGCTGCGCAATTCCGACATGATCATGTTTGACCGTGAGACCGAAAGCTGGTGGCAGCAGGCCATCGGTGAAGCCGTTGTCGGTGATTTGACCGGAACCGAGCTGCAAACGCTGCCGTCCTGGATGGAAAGCTGGTCAGAGTTCGAGGCGCGCAATCCAGATGGTCTGGTCATGGCCGAGCCTGATTTTCCGCGCAACTATGGCGCCAATCCGTATGTGCAATATGACAGTTCCAACCGCCCGTTCCTGTATTCCGGTGAAATGCCGCCACATGACATTCCAGCGCTGGCGCGGGTTGTGCGGGTCGGGGATGCGGCGTGGCCAATGACGCGGATTGCTGAGGCGGGGGAGATCATGGAAAACGGTGTCGTGCTCAGCTGGTCAGCCGGACAAGCGTCGGCTCTGGATTCACGAGATATCGGTAGCGGGCGTGATGTTGGCACCGTGCGGGTACGTGACGCCGCGGGCAATGATCTGGCCCACGACGTGATGTTCGCCTTTGCCTATGACGCGTTTTGGCCCGATGGGGCGTGGATGCTGGGGCAATAG
- a CDS encoding protein adenylyltransferase SelO, whose protein sequence is MPINIPFDTTYLTLPARFHSKLNATPVSAPTLIAFNHALAAELGLDTSDMSDEDAANLFSGNNIPANATPFAQVYAGHQFGGFSPQLGDGRALHLGEIAAPSGRVDIQLKGSGPTPYSRNGDGRAWVGPVLREYLMSCAMHALDIPTTQALAAVTTGDFIGREQGRLPGAILTRTAASHIRVGTFQYFAAQRDVEALEKLTAYTINRHYPDANDPLQLFEMVMQKHATLVAKWMSVGFIHGVMNTDNVAIAGETIDYGPCAFMDSYHPDTVFSSIDRQGRYAYSNQGPITHWNLAQFATSLVQIMPDTDQAIEDFTARLNQFPSLFDAEWAKAFAPKLGLPQNDATTALAKELLAQMANAGADFTNTFNALDETATTFPDWYATWRAADPDDALWRKTNPAIIPRTHKIEQAIVAATSGDFEPFHAMLAALHDPFTPNADYAHPPEEAEKVHQTFCGT, encoded by the coding sequence ATGCCCATCAACATCCCGTTTGACACCACATATTTGACCCTGCCAGCACGGTTTCATTCCAAACTGAATGCCACCCCTGTCAGCGCCCCGACCCTGATCGCGTTCAACCACGCGCTGGCCGCTGAACTGGGGCTAGACACATCAGACATGAGCGATGAAGACGCCGCTAACCTGTTTTCGGGAAACAATATTCCGGCTAATGCAACGCCATTCGCACAGGTCTACGCGGGCCACCAGTTTGGCGGGTTTTCACCGCAGCTCGGGGATGGTCGTGCCTTGCATTTGGGGGAGATCGCCGCGCCGTCGGGCCGCGTTGACATCCAGCTCAAAGGCTCCGGCCCGACGCCCTATTCGCGCAACGGTGACGGGCGCGCATGGGTTGGCCCTGTGCTGCGCGAATACCTGATGTCATGTGCGATGCACGCCCTCGATATACCTACAACACAGGCACTTGCGGCCGTCACAACCGGCGATTTCATCGGGCGTGAACAAGGCCGCCTGCCCGGTGCGATCCTGACCCGCACAGCGGCGTCCCATATCCGCGTTGGCACCTTCCAATACTTCGCCGCCCAGCGCGATGTTGAGGCATTGGAAAAGCTGACGGCCTACACAATTAACCGCCACTACCCCGACGCCAATGATCCGTTGCAATTGTTTGAAATGGTCATGCAAAAGCATGCGACCTTGGTGGCTAAATGGATGTCGGTTGGCTTTATCCACGGGGTGATGAACACCGACAACGTCGCGATTGCGGGCGAAACCATCGACTACGGCCCCTGCGCCTTTATGGACAGCTATCATCCCGATACCGTGTTCAGTTCCATCGACCGACAGGGGCGATATGCCTATAGCAATCAGGGCCCGATCACCCATTGGAACCTGGCGCAGTTTGCCACGTCACTGGTGCAGATCATGCCCGACACCGACCAAGCCATTGAAGATTTTACCGCCCGATTGAACCAATTCCCAAGCCTGTTTGACGCCGAATGGGCCAAGGCCTTTGCGCCAAAACTCGGGTTGCCACAAAACGATGCCACCACCGCGCTCGCCAAAGAACTGCTGGCGCAAATGGCCAACGCTGGCGCGGACTTTACCAACACGTTCAACGCGTTGGACGAAACTGCGACCACGTTCCCTGACTGGTACGCGACATGGCGCGCGGCGGACCCCGACGATGCGTTGTGGCGCAAGACCAATCCCGCGATAATACCGCGCACTCATAAAATCGAACAGGCAATCGTTGCCGCCACGAGTGGGGATTTCGAACCCTTCCACGCCATGCTCGCAGCGCTACACGACCCGTTCACCCCAAACGCGGACTACGCACATCCTCCCGAAGAAGCTGAGAAAGTACACCAGACTTTTTGCGGGACTTAG
- a CDS encoding GNAT family N-acetyltransferase: protein MAYLKAVFETGRNAANQSGYLSDVPDAKRRPHYPKGRTPMTTAIHLATPDDAPRLLTLIAAFHAECGIERSDEQRQAALMPLLQGSPLGAAWLFGPAKAPTGYTIITFGWSMEMGGMDAFIDELFIRPSVRKRGIASEVLMAISSSLAGVDVKALHLEVDRSDDATQRLYARAHFKLRDTCSLMTRLL from the coding sequence ATGGCTTATTTAAAAGCCGTCTTTGAAACGGGTCGCAATGCTGCAAACCAATCCGGCTATCTTTCCGACGTGCCAGACGCTAAGAGGCGGCCTCACTACCCCAAAGGCCGCACCCCCATGACCACTGCCATCCACCTCGCCACCCCTGATGATGCGCCGCGCCTGCTGACGCTGATCGCAGCCTTCCACGCCGAATGCGGTATCGAGCGGAGCGACGAACAACGCCAAGCGGCACTGATGCCCCTGTTGCAAGGCTCACCTCTCGGTGCGGCGTGGCTGTTCGGTCCTGCAAAGGCACCAACCGGCTACACGATCATCACCTTTGGCTGGTCGATGGAAATGGGCGGCATGGACGCCTTTATCGATGAGCTGTTCATCCGCCCCAGCGTGCGCAAGCGCGGCATCGCATCCGAGGTGTTAATGGCGATCTCGTCCAGCCTTGCGGGGGTTGACGTCAAGGCGTTGCACCTTGAAGTTGACCGCAGCGATGACGCCACACAGCGCCTGTACGCGCGGGCGCATTTCAAATTACGGGACACCTGTTCCCTGATGACGCGACTGCTCTGA
- a CDS encoding cyclic nucleotide-binding/CBS domain-containing protein, translating into MPDKVNRPGNRLMDRPEYKSKQQPLTCSPDTSVFDAITAMSEKNYGAVVVIDADKKVLGVATERDVMNKLVAQELDARKTAVSEIMTKDPRVARETDNMLDWLRIMSNERFRRLPVVDDNGQIKAVFTQGDFVSYTWPDLMYQMKSIATATVTKNWPFFLIGGGVALYSLLMVVVISSMS; encoded by the coding sequence ATGCCAGATAAAGTCAACCGCCCCGGTAACCGCCTCATGGACCGGCCCGAGTACAAATCAAAACAGCAGCCACTGACCTGTTCACCCGACACCAGTGTTTTTGACGCCATCACCGCGATGTCTGAAAAGAATTACGGGGCGGTCGTTGTAATTGACGCTGACAAAAAGGTTCTTGGCGTTGCCACCGAACGCGATGTGATGAACAAACTGGTTGCCCAAGAATTGGATGCCCGAAAGACCGCCGTGTCTGAAATAATGACAAAAGACCCGCGCGTGGCACGTGAGACCGACAATATGCTGGATTGGCTCAGGATAATGTCGAATGAACGATTCAGACGCCTTCCTGTTGTGGATGACAACGGGCAAATCAAAGCCGTCTTCACGCAAGGCGATTTCGTGTCCTACACGTGGCCGGATTTGATGTATCAAATGAAGTCAATCGCGACGGCAACTGTGACCAAGAACTGGCCCTTCTTTTTGATTGGTGGTGGTGTCGCATTGTATTCATTGCTCATGGTTGTGGTCATAAGCTCAATGAGCTGA